From one Streptomyces mobaraensis genomic stretch:
- a CDS encoding FAD-binding oxidoreductase — translation MDRRTLLTAATGLTAAAWAAPALTGGTATAAPAAPVTPASRTTARSAKVRAADWTALGKGLKGGIVRPDDADYGTARQLYNTRYDGQRPAGVAYVAGTQDIAACLSFARRFSIPVSIRNGGHSYAGWSSGDGRLVLDVSRLRTIRTPTSSSAVIGAGAKLIDVYTGLAASGVTIPAGSCPTVGVSGLTLGGGHGVLSRAYGLTCDSLTGATLVTADGKTVECDAQRNPDLFWALRGAGNGNFGVVTELRFRTRRVGDGVTGYVSWPWAKAADVLRAWQEWGPTQPDEIWSACDLSVSPGRTPHIAVAAFSLGTKSGLANALDKLAAKVGGGKASISVRSRPYLDSMRRYAGCADLTLAQSHLPGRTPGRDKAGKLGRETYAARSDFYDRSLSAAGIRTLLDQTERFGRKGGGGGGSIQLTALGGAVNRVKPLDTAFVHRRSRFLAQYLTSWGASASGGPQVAWLDGVHTAMRRYASGAAYQNYADAGLKDWRTAYYGDAADRLTKLKRQYDPQRVFSFPQAL, via the coding sequence ATGGACAGGCGCACACTGCTGACGGCGGCGACAGGACTGACGGCGGCGGCCTGGGCGGCGCCCGCCCTCACGGGCGGCACGGCGACCGCGGCCCCGGCCGCCCCGGTCACCCCGGCGTCTCGTACCACCGCGCGCTCCGCCAAGGTGCGGGCGGCGGACTGGACGGCCCTGGGCAAGGGCCTCAAGGGCGGCATCGTGCGCCCCGACGACGCCGACTACGGCACCGCCCGGCAGCTCTACAACACCCGCTACGACGGACAGCGCCCGGCCGGCGTCGCCTACGTCGCGGGCACCCAGGACATAGCCGCCTGCCTCTCCTTCGCCCGCCGCTTCTCCATACCGGTGTCCATACGCAACGGCGGCCACAGCTATGCGGGTTGGTCGAGCGGCGACGGGCGGCTCGTCCTCGACGTCTCGCGGCTGAGGACCATCCGCACCCCCACCTCGTCCTCGGCCGTCATCGGCGCCGGCGCCAAGCTCATCGACGTCTACACCGGCCTGGCGGCGAGCGGCGTCACCATCCCCGCGGGCTCCTGCCCCACGGTCGGCGTCTCCGGCCTCACCCTCGGCGGCGGCCACGGCGTCCTCTCCCGGGCGTACGGCCTGACCTGCGACAGCCTCACCGGCGCCACCCTCGTCACCGCCGACGGCAAGACCGTCGAGTGCGACGCCCAGCGCAACCCCGACCTCTTCTGGGCCCTGCGCGGCGCCGGCAACGGCAACTTCGGCGTCGTCACCGAACTCCGCTTCCGCACCCGCCGGGTGGGCGACGGTGTGACCGGCTACGTCTCCTGGCCGTGGGCCAAGGCCGCCGACGTCCTCCGCGCCTGGCAGGAGTGGGGGCCGACCCAGCCGGACGAGATCTGGTCCGCCTGCGACCTGTCCGTCAGCCCCGGCCGCACCCCGCACATCGCCGTCGCCGCCTTCTCCCTCGGCACCAAGAGCGGCCTCGCCAACGCGCTCGACAAGCTGGCCGCCAAGGTCGGCGGCGGCAAGGCGAGCATCTCGGTGCGCAGCCGCCCGTACCTGGACAGCATGCGCCGCTACGCCGGCTGCGCCGACCTCACCCTCGCCCAGTCCCACCTCCCGGGCCGCACCCCCGGCCGCGACAAGGCCGGCAAGCTCGGCCGCGAGACGTACGCGGCGCGCTCCGACTTCTACGACCGCTCGCTCAGCGCGGCCGGCATCCGCACCCTCCTCGACCAGACGGAACGCTTCGGCCGCAAGGGCGGGGGCGGCGGCGGATCCATCCAGCTGACGGCACTCGGCGGCGCGGTCAACCGCGTCAAGCCGCTGGACACGGCGTTCGTCCACCGCCGCTCGCGGTTCCTGGCCCAGTACCTCACCTCATGGGGTGCCTCGGCCTCCGGCGGCCCGCAGGTCGCCTGGCTGGACGGCGTCCACACGGCGATGCGCCGCTACGCGTCCGGCGCCGCCTACCAGAACTACGCGGACGCGGGTTTGAAGGACTGGCGCACGGCGTACTACGGCGACGCGGCGGACCGCCTGACGAAGCTGAAGCGGCAGTACGACCCGCAGCGGGTGTTCAGCTTCCCGCAGGCGCTGTAG
- a CDS encoding phosphatase PAP2 family protein, with amino-acid sequence MPGHEAVHPLAEAKGGSSGPDVSLLYDINGLAKDAPGWLDRTVEFVGEYGIVVGLGLLMVCAWWSVRRGPDAPGGVAALLWAPLAAGLALLVNVPIRGFVRRPRPFLEHQGLDVLVKGKTDFSFVSDHATLTMALGVGLFVAHRRYGLIGIGLAFLEGFCRVFMGVHYPTDVIGGLALGTAVVLLLAPLAMMLLTPLAGWVAASRAGWLVRSRSAPAPIVVAEEAGTVTGRQPSHGDKGLAA; translated from the coding sequence ATGCCCGGACACGAGGCGGTCCATCCCCTGGCGGAGGCCAAGGGAGGCTCGTCGGGCCCCGACGTCAGCCTGCTGTACGACATCAACGGGCTGGCCAAGGACGCCCCGGGCTGGCTCGACCGGACGGTGGAGTTCGTCGGCGAGTACGGAATCGTCGTCGGGCTCGGCTTACTGATGGTCTGTGCGTGGTGGAGCGTGCGCCGCGGCCCGGACGCCCCCGGTGGCGTCGCCGCGCTGCTGTGGGCGCCCCTGGCGGCGGGTCTGGCGCTGCTCGTCAACGTGCCGATCCGGGGCTTCGTCCGGCGGCCCCGGCCGTTCCTGGAGCACCAGGGGCTCGACGTGCTGGTCAAGGGCAAGACGGACTTCTCGTTCGTCAGCGATCACGCCACGCTGACGATGGCGCTGGGCGTCGGGCTGTTCGTGGCGCACCGCCGGTACGGGCTGATCGGCATCGGCCTCGCGTTCCTGGAGGGCTTCTGCCGGGTCTTCATGGGGGTGCACTACCCCACGGACGTGATCGGCGGTCTGGCGCTCGGCACGGCCGTGGTGCTGCTGCTGGCGCCGCTGGCGATGATGCTGCTGACGCCGCTGGCCGGGTGGGTCGCCGCGTCGCGCGCCGGGTGGCTCGTACGGTCGCGGAGCGCGCCCGCGCCGATCGTCGTCGCGGAGGAGGCCGGCACTGTCACGGGCCGTCAGCCGTCGCACGGTGACAAGGGTTTGGCGGCCTGA
- a CDS encoding bifunctional lytic transglycosylase/C40 family peptidase, with translation MGIGIGIGLGMSLLGLLFFATFTMAGNIASGARGAVGLAKGAVPVEYQPLIEKWGNLCPAISPPLLAAQLYTESNWNPKARSPAGALGIAQFIPETWAQYGVDANGDGNRDIWEPADAIASAATYDCALARDVKGIPGDATNNMLAAYNAGAYRVIKAAGVPAISETQGYVRSIRDLEKSFARPVGRVAPSQQAAGAIYFAQEQLGKPYLWGGEGTAADGGRFDCSGLTKAAYASVGIELPRVANDQWNAGPHPKRDELMPGDLVFFAHNLNDPRSIHHVGLYVGGGYMINAPHTGAVNRFDKIDTPDYIGATRVTDAGGEGVAQGERRVNPGPPAPPLVTLG, from the coding sequence ATGGGCATCGGTATCGGTATCGGGCTGGGCATGAGCCTCCTCGGGCTGCTGTTCTTCGCGACGTTCACCATGGCCGGCAACATCGCGAGTGGGGCCCGGGGCGCCGTGGGCCTGGCCAAGGGCGCGGTTCCCGTGGAGTACCAACCACTGATCGAGAAATGGGGCAATCTCTGCCCCGCGATCTCGCCGCCGCTGCTCGCGGCGCAGCTCTACACCGAGAGCAACTGGAATCCGAAAGCGCGGAGTCCCGCCGGTGCGCTGGGGATCGCCCAGTTCATCCCCGAGACGTGGGCCCAGTACGGGGTGGACGCCAACGGCGATGGAAACCGGGACATATGGGAACCGGCCGACGCCATCGCGTCGGCCGCCACGTACGACTGCGCGCTGGCGCGGGACGTCAAGGGCATTCCGGGCGATGCCACGAACAACATGCTGGCCGCGTACAACGCCGGCGCCTATCGGGTCATCAAGGCCGCGGGCGTCCCCGCGATCAGCGAGACCCAGGGCTACGTCAGATCCATCCGCGACCTCGAGAAGAGCTTCGCCCGCCCCGTAGGCCGCGTAGCCCCCTCGCAGCAGGCGGCAGGGGCCATCTACTTCGCCCAGGAGCAGCTGGGGAAGCCCTACCTGTGGGGCGGGGAGGGGACCGCGGCGGACGGGGGGCGGTTCGACTGTTCGGGGTTGACGAAGGCGGCTTACGCGTCCGTCGGGATCGAGTTGCCGCGCGTCGCGAACGACCAGTGGAACGCCGGGCCGCACCCGAAGCGGGACGAGCTGATGCCGGGGGACCTCGTCTTCTTCGCGCACAACCTGAACGACCCGCGTTCGATCCATCACGTGGGGTTGTACGTGGGCGGGGGTTACATGATCAACGCGCCGCACACGGGGGCCGTGAACCGGTTCGACAAAATCGACACGCCGGATTACATCGGTGCCACGCGCGTGACGGATGCGGGGGGCGAAGGCGTTGCCCAGGGCGAACGGCGTGTGAACCCTGGGCCTCCTGCTCCGCCCCTGGTCACCCTTGGATAA